A single window of Agromyces aureus DNA harbors:
- a CDS encoding dihydrolipoamide acetyltransferase family protein — protein sequence MTEIRFPLPDVGEGLTEAEIVQWRVAPGDAIALDQVFVEIETAKSLVELPSAFEGVVTELLVGEGTTVDVGTPILVIQTADAAGSPAASAPTSEQVAAPAAGAQPAAPPAAAAPATVASHASAPSEGGGAVLVGHGASGPSGTRRRQRHPSPGGAHEHLAPTPPPAPAAASAPAGGTPAPVAPRPDSGVPVIAKPPIRKLAKDLGVDLSRVAPTGPIGDITRDDVIREASQASVFRNIQTPEAPSDRETRIPVKGVRKAIAAAMVQSAYSAPHVSVFVDVDATRTMEYLKRLKASPDYAGVRISPLLIMAKAMLWAVRRNPTVNAQWTDDEIIVKHFVNLGIAAATPRGLIVPNVKNAQDMSMVELATALEQLTLTAREGKTQPAEMQGGTITITNIGVFGMDTGTPILNPGEVGIVALGTIKQKPWVVDGEVRPRFVTTIGGSFDHRVVDGDVVSRFVADVASIIEEPALLLE from the coding sequence ATGACTGAGATCCGGTTCCCGTTGCCCGACGTCGGTGAAGGACTCACCGAGGCCGAGATCGTGCAGTGGCGGGTCGCCCCCGGCGATGCCATCGCGCTCGACCAGGTCTTCGTCGAGATCGAGACGGCCAAGTCGCTCGTCGAGCTGCCGAGCGCGTTCGAGGGCGTCGTCACCGAGCTGCTGGTCGGCGAGGGCACCACGGTCGACGTCGGCACGCCGATCCTGGTGATCCAGACGGCGGATGCCGCGGGCTCGCCGGCCGCGTCGGCTCCCACGTCCGAGCAGGTCGCCGCCCCGGCGGCCGGTGCGCAGCCCGCCGCTCCTCCCGCGGCTGCGGCGCCCGCCACGGTCGCGTCGCACGCGTCGGCCCCGTCGGAGGGCGGCGGCGCCGTGCTCGTCGGCCACGGCGCGTCCGGCCCTTCGGGCACCCGGCGTCGACAGCGGCATCCGTCGCCCGGAGGCGCGCACGAACACCTCGCGCCCACGCCGCCCCCGGCTCCCGCGGCCGCGTCGGCCCCGGCCGGTGGCACGCCCGCGCCCGTCGCCCCGCGCCCGGACTCCGGTGTGCCGGTGATCGCCAAGCCGCCGATCCGCAAGCTGGCGAAGGATCTCGGCGTCGACCTCTCACGGGTCGCCCCCACCGGACCGATCGGCGACATCACGCGCGACGACGTGATCCGCGAGGCGAGCCAGGCGAGCGTGTTCCGCAACATCCAGACGCCCGAGGCGCCCTCGGACCGCGAGACCCGCATTCCCGTGAAGGGCGTGCGCAAGGCGATCGCCGCCGCGATGGTGCAGAGCGCATACTCCGCGCCGCATGTCTCCGTGTTCGTCGATGTCGATGCGACCCGCACGATGGAGTACCTCAAGCGACTCAAGGCCTCCCCCGACTACGCCGGCGTGCGGATCTCGCCGCTGCTCATCATGGCCAAGGCGATGCTGTGGGCCGTGCGGCGCAACCCCACGGTCAACGCCCAGTGGACCGATGACGAGATCATCGTCAAGCACTTCGTGAACCTCGGCATCGCTGCGGCGACGCCTCGCGGGCTCATCGTGCCGAACGTCAAGAACGCGCAGGACATGTCGATGGTCGAACTCGCGACCGCGCTCGAGCAGCTCACGCTGACCGCCCGCGAGGGCAAGACGCAGCCGGCCGAGATGCAGGGCGGCACGATCACCATCACGAACATCGGCGTTTTCGGCATGGACACCGGCACGCCGATCCTGAACCCCGGCGAGGTCGGCATCGTCGCGCTCGGCACGATCAAGCAGAAGCCGTGGGTCGTCGACGGCGAGGTGCGTCCGCGCTTCGTGACGACGATCGGCGGTTCGTTCGATCACCGGGTCGTCGACGGCGACGTCGTGTCGCGCTTCGTCGCCGACGTGGCATCGATCATCGAGGAGCCGGCGCTGCTGCTGGAGTAG